A portion of the Tenacibaculum todarodis genome contains these proteins:
- the rplK gene encoding 50S ribosomal protein L11, with product MAKELSKVVKLQVRGGAANPSPPVGPALGAAGVNIMEFCKQFNARTQDKQGKVLPVAINVYKDKSFDFVVKTPPAAVQLLEAAKIKKGSGEPNRKKVASVTWDQIKVIAEDKMVDLNAFEISSAMRMIAGTARSMGLTVKGNAPA from the coding sequence ATGGCAAAAGAGCTAAGCAAAGTAGTTAAATTACAAGTAAGGGGAGGCGCAGCGAATCCATCGCCGCCGGTTGGACCCGCTTTAGGTGCTGCTGGAGTAAACATTATGGAGTTCTGTAAGCAGTTTAATGCTAGAACACAAGATAAGCAAGGTAAAGTATTGCCAGTTGCTATTAATGTTTATAAGGACAAGTCTTTCGACTTCGTGGTTAAAACACCACCCGCAGCAGTACAGTTATTAGAAGCGGCCAAAATTAAAAAGGGTTCAGGAGAACCAAACAGGAAAAAAGTAGCAAGCGTAACTTGGGATCAAATTAAAGTTATTGCAGAAGACAAAATGGTAGATTTAAATGCCTTTGAAATTTCTTCAGCAATGCGTATGATTGCAGGAACTGCTCGCTCTATGGGATTAACTGTTAAAGGTAATGCACCAGCATAA
- the nusG gene encoding transcription termination/antitermination protein NusG, with the protein MATDSVMKWYVVRAIGGQENKVQAYIETEISRLGLSDYVSQVLVPKEKVIQIRDGKKIHKERVYFPGYIMVEANLSGEVPHVIKGITGVIGFLGETKGGEPVPMRKSEVNRMLGKVDELSVQDENVAIPFTVGETVKVVDGPFNGFDGTIENVNEEKRKLEVMVKIFGRKTPLELSYMQVEKI; encoded by the coding sequence ATGGCAACTGATTCAGTAATGAAATGGTATGTTGTAAGAGCCATTGGTGGACAAGAGAATAAGGTACAAGCTTATATTGAAACCGAAATTTCTCGTTTAGGTCTTTCAGATTATGTAAGTCAAGTTCTTGTTCCTAAAGAAAAAGTAATACAAATCCGAGATGGGAAAAAAATACACAAAGAACGTGTTTATTTTCCAGGATATATTATGGTAGAAGCAAATCTATCTGGAGAAGTTCCTCACGTAATAAAAGGAATAACGGGAGTTATTGGTTTTTTAGGTGAAACAAAAGGAGGAGAACCAGTGCCAATGCGTAAATCTGAAGTTAACAGAATGCTTGGTAAAGTAGATGAGTTATCTGTACAAGATGAAAACGTTGCAATTCCATTTACAGTAGGAGAAACTGTAAAAGTTGTTGATGGACCATTTAATGGTTTTGATGGAACTATTGAGAATGTAAACGAAGAAAAGCGTAAACTTGAAGTAATGGTTAAGATTTTCGGAAGAAAAACTCCATTAGAATTAAGTTATATGCAAGTAGAAAAAATATAA
- the secE gene encoding preprotein translocase subunit SecE — translation MNITQYIKDSFEELSNHMTWVSKEEAQKSTVTVAVFTILFALAVAAIDFVFQTGLDNFFGMFKSI, via the coding sequence ATGAATATAACACAATATATCAAAGATTCTTTTGAAGAATTAAGTAATCACATGACTTGGGTTTCTAAAGAAGAAGCTCAAAAATCAACGGTAACTGTAGCTGTATTTACAATATTATTTGCATTAGCAGTAGCCGCGATAGATTTTGTTTTTCAAACAGGGTTAGATAACTTTTTTGGAATGTTTAAATCAATTTAA
- the tuf gene encoding elongation factor Tu, which yields MAKGTFDRSKPHLNIGTIGHVDHGKTTLTAAITKVLADAGFSEARSFDQIDNAPEEKERGITINTSHVEYQTANRHYAHVDCPGHADYVKNMVTGAAQMDGAILVVAATDGPMPQTREHILLGRQVGIPRIVVFLNKVDMVDDEELLELVDMEVRELLSFYEYDGDNGPVVSGSALGALNGEQKWVDTVLELMNQVDAWIEEPLREVDKDFLMPIEDVFSITGRGTVATGRIETGIANTGDAVDIIGMGTEKLTSTITGIEMFRQILDRGEAGDNAGILLRGIDKEQIKRGMVICKPGSVTPHAKFKAEVYVLKKEEGGRHTPFHNNYRPQFYVRTTDVTGNIALPDGVEMVMPGDNLTITVDLIQPIALNLGLRFAIREGGRTVGAGQVTEILD from the coding sequence ATGGCAAAAGGAACTTTTGACCGTTCGAAACCACACTTAAACATTGGTACTATCGGACACGTAGATCACGGTAAAACAACTTTAACTGCGGCTATTACTAAAGTATTAGCTGATGCAGGATTCTCTGAAGCTAGATCTTTTGATCAGATTGATAATGCTCCGGAAGAAAAAGAAAGAGGTATTACAATTAACACTTCTCATGTAGAGTATCAAACAGCTAATCGTCACTACGCTCACGTAGACTGTCCAGGTCACGCGGATTACGTAAAGAACATGGTTACTGGTGCTGCGCAAATGGATGGAGCTATCTTAGTAGTTGCTGCTACAGATGGACCAATGCCACAGACTAGAGAGCACATCTTATTAGGTCGTCAGGTAGGTATTCCTCGTATCGTTGTTTTCTTAAACAAAGTTGATATGGTTGATGATGAAGAATTATTAGAATTAGTAGACATGGAAGTTAGAGAATTATTATCTTTCTATGAATACGATGGTGATAATGGACCTGTTGTTTCTGGTTCTGCTTTAGGAGCATTAAACGGAGAACAAAAATGGGTTGATACTGTTTTAGAATTAATGAATCAAGTTGATGCTTGGATCGAAGAGCCTTTAAGAGAGGTAGATAAAGATTTCTTAATGCCAATTGAAGATGTATTTTCAATTACAGGACGTGGAACAGTGGCAACTGGTCGTATTGAGACTGGTATTGCTAACACTGGAGATGCTGTAGATATTATCGGTATGGGTACTGAGAAGTTAACTTCTACTATTACTGGTATTGAAATGTTCCGTCAGATCTTAGATAGAGGTGAGGCTGGAGATAATGCAGGTATCTTATTAAGAGGTATTGATAAAGAACAAATCAAAAGAGGAATGGTAATCTGTAAGCCAGGTTCTGTAACTCCACACGCTAAGTTTAAAGCTGAGGTTTATGTTCTTAAGAAAGAAGAAGGTGGTCGTCACACACCATTCCATAATAACTACCGTCCTCAGTTCTACGTAAGAACAACTGACGTTACTGGAAACATTGCGCTTCCTGATGGTGTTGAAATGGTTATGCCAGGTGATAACTTAACTATTACTGTTGATTTAATTCAACCAATTGCATTAAACTTAGGTTTACGTTTCGCTATCCGTGAAGGTGGTAGAACAGTAGGTGCAGGTCAGGTAACTGAAATCTTAGACTAA
- the hpf gene encoding ribosome hibernation-promoting factor, HPF/YfiA family, translating to MKVFTQSVNFNADSDLLKFIEKKVEALEKFHDKIVDAEVFLKVQNTSDKENKITEIKINIPGSELMVKKQAKTFEEGVSTAIDSLKRQLKKSKEKHRDSLVS from the coding sequence ATGAAAGTATTTACCCAGTCAGTAAATTTTAATGCAGATAGTGATCTATTAAAGTTCATTGAAAAGAAAGTAGAAGCGTTAGAAAAATTCCACGACAAGATTGTCGATGCAGAAGTATTTTTAAAAGTTCAAAATACAAGTGATAAAGAAAATAAAATTACAGAAATTAAAATAAATATACCAGGAAGTGAGTTAATGGTAAAGAAACAAGCTAAAACCTTTGAAGAAGGCGTTAGTACTGCTATTGACTCTTTAAAAAGGCAATTAAAAAAGTCTAAAGAAAAGCATAGAGATTCTTTAGTTTCATAA
- a CDS encoding tyrosine-type recombinase/integrase produces MIQSFLDYIALEKNYSKHTVLAYKTDLTDFKDFCITAYDQQEIQDVNYSQIRSWIVSLVNRELSNKSINRKVTSLKSFYKFLQKIEQIELNPLAKHKALKVQKKVQIPFSKEEVTQVLNVISEKTDFISVRNKLIVELFYSTGIRRTELINLKQADVDFYSKTIKVLGKRNKERFVPLLPSVFETLNNYISLKKNIETKEEQLFITEKGNKIYETLVYRTINMYFSQVSSKVKKSPHILRHSFATHLLNEGADLNSVKELLGHSSLASTQVYTHNSLDKIKEVFNKAHPRGSHKKK; encoded by the coding sequence TTGATACAATCCTTTTTAGATTATATAGCATTGGAGAAAAATTACTCCAAACACACCGTTTTAGCATATAAAACCGATTTAACGGATTTTAAAGACTTTTGTATAACAGCATATGATCAGCAAGAGATACAAGATGTAAATTATTCGCAAATAAGAAGCTGGATTGTAAGTTTGGTAAATAGAGAGTTGTCTAATAAGAGTATCAATAGAAAAGTAACTTCATTAAAGTCTTTTTATAAATTTCTCCAAAAAATAGAACAAATAGAACTAAACCCTTTAGCAAAACACAAAGCGTTAAAAGTTCAAAAAAAAGTGCAAATACCTTTTTCAAAAGAAGAAGTAACACAAGTTTTAAATGTTATTAGTGAAAAAACAGATTTTATTTCAGTTAGAAATAAGTTAATAGTAGAGTTGTTTTATTCAACAGGAATAAGAAGAACCGAGTTAATAAATCTAAAACAAGCTGATGTAGATTTTTATAGCAAAACAATAAAAGTTTTAGGAAAACGGAATAAAGAACGGTTTGTTCCATTATTACCTTCTGTTTTTGAGACGTTAAACAATTATATCTCACTTAAAAAAAATATAGAAACAAAAGAAGAACAGTTATTCATTACTGAAAAAGGAAATAAAATTTACGAAACACTTGTTTATAGAACAATAAATATGTACTTTAGTCAAGTCTCCTCAAAGGTAAAAAAGAGTCCGCATATACTGCGTCATTCGTTTGCAACACACCTTTTAAATGAAGGAGCAGATTTAAATTCGGTTAAAGAATTGCTAGGACATTCAAGTTTAGCCTCCACACAAGTGTATACGCACAATAGTTTGGATAAGATTAAAGAGGTGTTTAACAAGGCGCATCCTAGAGGCAGCCATAAAAAAAAGTGA
- the rpsU gene encoding 30S ribosomal protein S21, giving the protein MLIIPVKEGENIDRALKRFKRKFDRTKTKRSLQQRKQYDKPSVVKRAQRIKAAYVQKLRTQEELG; this is encoded by the coding sequence ATGTTAATAATTCCAGTAAAGGAAGGAGAAAATATTGATAGAGCGTTAAAACGTTTTAAAAGAAAATTCGACCGTACTAAGACGAAGAGAAGCTTACAGCAAAGAAAGCAGTATGACAAGCCTTCAGTTGTAAAAAGAGCACAAAGAATAAAAGCTGCTTATGTTCAAAAATTAAGAACACAAGAAGAACTAGGTTAA